From one Merismopedia glauca CCAP 1448/3 genomic stretch:
- a CDS encoding GNAT family N-acetyltransferase: MDDAKIQFCDRKSQIDLQQLQTLFQEGAFWAQNRTLEDLAIAITHSNPAIGVWDGSRLIGFARATSDGVYRATIWDVVIHPDYRGVGLGKKLVETLLSHPLMHRVERVYLMTTYQQKFYEGLGFETNSSTTMVLNNQLISRGDRRQFAEMVAVPELSVVKG, encoded by the coding sequence ATGGATGATGCCAAGATTCAATTTTGCGATCGCAAATCACAAATTGACTTGCAGCAACTACAAACTCTGTTTCAAGAGGGAGCTTTCTGGGCACAAAACCGTACTTTAGAAGATTTAGCTATTGCCATAACTCATAGTAATCCGGCGATCGGAGTTTGGGATGGAAGCAGATTAATTGGTTTTGCTAGAGCTACTTCTGATGGGGTTTATCGGGCAACGATTTGGGATGTTGTAATTCATCCAGATTATCGGGGCGTTGGGTTAGGTAAAAAGCTGGTAGAAACATTGTTGAGTCATCCTTTAATGCACCGAGTCGAACGGGTTTATTTAATGACTACTTATCAACAAAAATTTTATGAAGGGTTAGGATTTGAAACTAATTCTAGTACCACAATGGTATTAAATAATCAACTAATTAGTAGGGGCGATCGCCGTCAATTTGCCGAAATGGTTGCTGTTCCCGAATTATCTGTAGTCAAAGGGTAA